A region of the Peredibacter starrii genome:
GAAGGAAATATCCAGGTTCACGTGGGTGTTGAAGGTGAGGGATCGCGTCTTAAACTTGTGGTTGAGGACGATGGTAATGGTATCGATCCAGCAAGAGTTCGTAAGAAACTTCAAGAAAACAATCCAGACAAGTCTTACACAGATGAAACTGACCAGGACATCATCTACCATATTTTTGATCAGGACTTTTCTACGGCCGAGCAGGTCACTACTATCTCAGGCCGTGGTGTAGGAATGAGCGCGATCAAAGACATCGTTGATCGTATGAATGGTCAGATTAAATTGGAATCAGAAGTAGGCAAGGGAACCAAATTTATTTTTGACCTGCCGATTTCTTATTAAAGACTTCCACAATCTTTGCTTCAATCGTTTTCGGGGTGAACGGCTTCAGCACATAGCTGCTGGCGCCGGCCTCGACTGCTTCAAGAATGGTGTGCAATTCATTTTCTGATGTCACCATAATCACCGGAATTGTCTTATAGGCCGCAATTCCTCGAAACTGTCTTAGAAATTCAATCCCGTTACAATTTGGCATGTTGATGTCGGAGAAGACGAGCTCGAAAGGAGCACTTCCCGCACATTCGTTGGCTTTCTCGTAACCCTGTTTTCCATCAACGGCCTGGGCGATGTTCGTAAAGCCGAGGGATTTGAGGGCGGCGATGAGAGCATCACGAATGGTACTCATGTCATCTAGGATTAAGACTTTTTTGCTCAAAATTTTTGGATCAATCATGCCCTCCTTATCGGCTCGTCTTTCAAGATAGTTAGAAAATTTTTAAAAGGTACTGGACTAAATTAATTGTCAAAGAAATCTTAAACTTATGAATTAAGTATTAATACGTAGGGAAGAGGCTGCCGAAATTTTTCTTAAGTTTTAATAGGTTAGGAGCTTTGTGAAACTTTTATTAATAGTTTCCAGCGAAGTGTTGGAGCGACCTTACCATAGAGAAACAATTTACGAGAGATTGATGCTCAATAAAAAATTGCACTGGCATTTCATTCTTCCTCAACTAATTTTATTCGCTGCCTGCGATAAGTTAGCTCGTATTGAAGTCTCGAACATTGTTAATCCTGATAAAGTAAAACCGACTATCACTTACGTTACGACTGCTCCGGCCGCTTTAAGTGGCGCTCAAGATTTCCCTTTGGAATTTGAAGTGAATGATAATCCTGGTGGCTCAGGAGTAAAGTCAGTGTCGCTCCAGTATGCTCCAGACGGAGTGGTGTTCAAAGAGATTGGAACATTCGATGGTGGTCACCGCACGATCAATTTTTGTCCACCAAACAAGACTCATTCAAAACCAACTTTTAAAATCATCGCAGAAGATAAAAATAAAAACATCTCTGAACTAAATCTAGGAGATGTGGCGGGCCAGAATTTTACCCTCACTCCAACTGAACCAGCACTTCCAACAGTTACTTCAAGTAATGGTCTTTCTACCAATTCGGGGAACACAAAATTATTAATTGATATGTGTCGCCCGACTTCTTGTACTAATGGAGCTCTTTATTACGAAGAGCCGACCAATGAAACTTTTATTGCCATCGGGGGGACACAACCAGGAGCAGGAGATCCGGCCTGGATTTCTTGTGAAGATGTACTGGATGATGGATATGATCTTCCGCCTTTCACTGGAGACGGAGACTTTACCTACAATGTTTGGGTTAAAACTGAAGACACTGATACTGACGGTACAACTCCCATCGTAAATGTATCTGATACTTCAACCGCCATCACGATCTTCCGTGATGGAACTCCTCCGGATGCAAATTTTGTCACTGTCGCAACTGCCATGAACAGTCATAGTGATTTTGCTTTAAGCTTCAATCTTTCTGATGCGACCGCAGGTCTAGGGACTTCAAAAATTTTCTACTCACCTGACTCTGGTGACCTTGGTGATTATCCCTATGTTGAATTAGGAACAATTGTTGGAGGGACTCCTCAAACAATTAATTTTTGTGTTCCAAATAAAACACATCCGAACGGAACATTTAAAATTGAATCAGCGGATTTAACTGGCAATACAACCACAATCACGCGATCTGGTTTTACGATTACTAAAACTGCAAACCCACTTCTTCCAGCGGTTCTCTCAATGTCGACTGCCGGTCCTTTGAGTGCTGGCTCTTCCAACGTGAGAATTGATGCTTGTAAGCAGCGAGCTTGTTCCGTGGGTGCTTTCTCATATGAGGCCGCCGATAATAATGTCTTCATTGCGGTGGCGAACTCGCAACCAGGTGCTTCGGATCCAGCTTGGAGAAGTTGTAGTGACGTCTTAACGAATGGCTATAACTTTACTTTCCCACCACAAGTGGGAGTTGGTGTTTATAACACAAGACTTTGGGTCAAATCAGAAGGGATGGACCTTGATGGTTCGACTCCGGTAGCGACCGTTTCAACGTCATCAGTCCCTCTGGCGCTTCCTTACGACTATACAGCTCCTTCTTTATCAGGACTTGATTTAGGTAATATTGGAAGCAACCGTGATCTTGAGATCATTGGTACAAATATTTTGACTGGTTATTCGCAGGGCTCATTTAGACTTTCGCCCATCTGTCTTGATCCATCTTCAATTCCGGCGATTCAAACTAATATTGCTGGAACTGTTTCAGTTAGTGCGAACAACTTGACGGTTCTGGGTACGGGAACCACGTTCACTACCGAGTTTCAACCTTATGACTATACCGAGATCAATGGAGTTTATACTCAGATCAAGAGCATCCAATCTGACACACAAATGACTTTGAATGAGATTGCAGGTAACAACGCTGCTCTTGTTGGTTCAGGTCTTACTGCTTCAAAACGCATGCTTTCTTACGGTGGTATCAAAGTTACAAAAGGTGAGGTGGGTTCACCTTCGCCAAACGCCCCGGGATGGCAGGCCTGTGATAGTGTTAACCAATCCATTGTTTATGGAAATCTTGTTAATGGAGTTAACAATCTTCAATTTTGGCTTAAAGATAGATTCAATAACGTAAGTTCGGCCTTCCTTGCTTACGCCGTTACTTACAATGCTCCTATTCTTTCGGTAGTTGGTGGACCGACAATTTCTACCGATATTGCAGATATCACCATCAATGCTTGTGGCGGTGGTACTAAAATTACTCAAGTGCTTTTTAATGAAACAGGTGCACAACCTCTGGCATCGGATTCCAACTGGCAGAATTGTTCAACTGCGATTGGTGCCTTGAAGTCACCTCAACTTTCTCCGGGTAACCATACTCTCAAGGCCTACTTTAAATATTCAGATAATTTTATCTCTGAGAATCCGGTGAACGTGCCGGTGAACTATCTTCCACAAGTGGCCTGGGTAGAATCGCCTCTCACCATTCGTCCGCAAACAACTTATACACTCGCAAGCTGTATTGGGATTGATGAAGTATTCGTCAATCAAGGTGCGGCTCCGGCGGCAGGTGCCGTGGGATGGCAGCCTTGTAATACTAATCCAGGAGGAGTTTCTTATCTCTTAGGCACAACCGGCTCTCAGACGGTTAACTTCTGGTACAAAACCGGTGGCGTGGTTTCTGGTGACTTCTCACAAGTGGTTGTGGATTTCTTGCCTCCATATGCCTACATCTTTGGTGGCAGTATTGTTAACACTGTTCAACCTCCACTCAGTATCAGCACTTGTGCCGGCATTCCGAAAATTTTTATTAAAACAGATGATGTCACGGC
Encoded here:
- a CDS encoding response regulator, whose protein sequence is MIDPKILSKKVLILDDMSTIRDALIAALKSLGFTNIAQAVDGKQGYEKANECAGSAPFELVFSDINMPNCNGIEFLRQFRGIAAYKTIPVIMVTSENELHTILEAVEAGASSYVLKPFTPKTIEAKIVEVFNKKSAGQK